CAACGCATGGATGCAAAATCCGGTGGGTACGCAATTCAATCCGGATACAGCACGAAACGAAATGGTTGAATTTTGGGAGATATTGTTCTCACCTACAGCAATTTATAAGTTCTTGCACACTATAACAAACGGATATGTAGTTGCATCGCTATTTGTAATTGGAATTAGTGCATGGTTTATTCTTAAAGGTCGGCATACAGACTTTGCAAAAAGGAGTATGCGAATAGCCGCAACTTTCGGATTGTTTGCATCGCTTGCTCTTGCCTATACAGGAGACGGTTCTGCATATAATACTGCAAAAGACCAACCAATGAAACTTGCAGCTATGGAAGGACTTTACGAAGGAGGTTCCGAGCAAGGTCTAATAACAGTCGGGATGCTGACTCCGGGTAAAAAATACAATGATGATAAAGATGATTATGTCTTTGCTTTAAAAATACCGCATTTCTTGTCCTACCTTTCAACAAGAGATTTTGACGGATATGTACCGGGTATCAACAATATTATTGACGGCGATGAAGAACACGGTTTAATTCCTGTTGAAGAGAGAATGATGAAAGGGAAGATTGCAATAAATGCATTAAAGGAATATAAAACTGCCGGAAATAAGGAAGATAAAGCAAAAGCTCTTAAAACTTTCAGAGAAAATTACAGTCATTTCGGATATGGTTTTTTGCCCGATAAAGAATCGGCTATCCCCAATGTTCCTCTAACTTTTTACAGTTTTCATCTGATGGTAGGTCTTGGTTTTTATTTCATATTATTTTTTGCAATAATTCTGTATTTTACAGTTAAACAAACCATTTACAGGAGAAGATTTTGGTTGAAACTTGCAGTTTGGACAATCCCTCTTGGTTATATAGCATCTGAATTGGGATGGATAGTTGCTGAAGTTGGTCGTCAACCTTGGACAATACAGGATCTTTTACCGACAATGGCCTCTACATCTCATTTAAGTACTGCCACAGTACAAATTACATTTTGGCTTTTTGCCGCATTATTCACTGTCCTGTTAATTGCTGAATTAAAAATTATGTTTCATCAAATTAAATTAGGGCCAAAAGAAGAAGGAGTTAATCATGTTTGAAAACTTATCATATCTTGTATTACAACAATATTGGTGGATAATAGTATCATTATTAGCATCTTTATTGGTGCTGTTAATGTTTGTGCAGGGAGGACAAACTCTGTTTTCTCAATTATCCAAGAACGAAACAGAAAAGTCCTTGTTGGTCAATTCCATAGGACGAAAATGGGATATTACTTTTACTACACTTGTAACATTCGGAGGAGCATTTTTTGCTTCATTCCCCCTGTTTTATTCTACAAGTTTCGGAGGAGCATATTGGGTTTGGACTTTAATATTATTTAGTTTTATTATTCAGGCAGTTTCTTATGAATACAGAACAAAATCAAAAAATTTCCTCGGACGTAAAACTTATGATACTTTTTTATTTATAAACGGAATAGCAGCACCAATTTTAATTGGTATAGCTGTAGGAACATTTTTTACAGGTTCTGAATTTTCTGTTGATAAATTAAATATTACAAATATCGGCAATCCCGTTATTTCACGATGGCAAACAGCAACTCACGGACTTGAGGCAGCTTTGAATATTACAAATTTGAGTCTCGGTCTTGCCATTTTCTTTTTATCTCGTCTGTCAGCAGGTTTATATTT
The genomic region above belongs to Bacteroidales bacterium and contains:
- a CDS encoding cytochrome ubiquinol oxidase subunit I codes for the protein MENFDMSLVDWSRAQFALTAIYHWIFVPLTLGLSFIVAFMHYKYYKTKSIKWKNTTKFWMKLFGINFAIGVATGIILEFEFGTNWSNYSWIVGDIFGAPLAIEGILAFFLESTFIAVMFFGWERVSKKFHMLSSWFVAIGSNLSALWILVANAWMQNPVGTQFNPDTARNEMVEFWEILFSPTAIYKFLHTITNGYVVASLFVIGISAWFILKGRHTDFAKRSMRIAATFGLFASLALAYTGDGSAYNTAKDQPMKLAAMEGLYEGGSEQGLITVGMLTPGKKYNDDKDDYVFALKIPHFLSYLSTRDFDGYVPGINNIIDGDEEHGLIPVEERMMKGKIAINALKEYKTAGNKEDKAKALKTFRENYSHFGYGFLPDKESAIPNVPLTFYSFHLMVGLGFYFILFFAIILYFTVKQTIYRRRFWLKLAVWTIPLGYIASELGWIVAEVGRQPWTIQDLLPTMASTSHLSTATVQITFWLFAALFTVLLIAELKIMFHQIKLGPKEEGVNHV
- the cydB gene encoding cytochrome d ubiquinol oxidase subunit II, giving the protein MFENLSYLVLQQYWWIIVSLLASLLVLLMFVQGGQTLFSQLSKNETEKSLLVNSIGRKWDITFTTLVTFGGAFFASFPLFYSTSFGGAYWVWTLILFSFIIQAVSYEYRTKSKNFLGRKTYDTFLFINGIAAPILIGIAVGTFFTGSEFSVDKLNITNIGNPVISRWQTATHGLEAALNITNLSLGLAIFFLSRLSAGLYFINNIDNEAIVKRASKQVKICAIPFLVFFLLFVALILTKEGFAVNPDTSEVFMEKFKYLHNFIEMPVVLIMFLIGVAGVLYGIYAGAFKSSGKGIWFSGIGTLLTVLALLMSAGFNNTAFYPSTYDLQSSLTIQNASSSEYTLTVMSYVSLLVPFVIAYIWYTWKSMNKKKISETDITGDDMAY